A single region of the Microbulbifer sp. MKSA007 genome encodes:
- a CDS encoding MarR family transcriptional regulator, giving the protein MTIEQNTRPTVVENDELRLEKFLPYRLSVLSNRVSNAIAQAYGARFHLTIPAWRVMAILGRFPDLSAAELVEQTAMDKVAISRAVSSLLKNDYITRSEDPGDRRRQVLNLSELGRDIYARIVPLAHQYENDLMASLSTEEREQLDCIIDKLMVRAKEWSERGLVDE; this is encoded by the coding sequence ATGACAATCGAACAAAACACGCGACCCACCGTTGTTGAGAACGACGAGCTGCGCCTCGAAAAGTTCTTACCCTACCGCCTCTCGGTACTTTCCAACCGAGTGAGTAATGCTATTGCGCAAGCTTATGGTGCGCGCTTCCACCTCACCATTCCCGCTTGGCGGGTTATGGCAATTCTGGGTCGTTTTCCCGATTTATCCGCCGCCGAGCTGGTTGAGCAGACGGCGATGGACAAGGTCGCAATCAGTCGGGCCGTCTCTTCCCTGTTAAAGAATGACTACATTACACGCAGTGAAGATCCCGGTGACCGGCGCCGGCAAGTGCTGAACCTGTCGGAGCTGGGGCGTGATATTTATGCTCGCATAGTGCCGCTGGCCCATCAGTACGAGAATGACTTGATGGCATCCCTATCCACTGAGGAGCGGGAACAACTGGATTGCATTATTGATAAGTTAATGGTGCGCGCGAAGGAATGGTCTGAGCGCGGCCTCGTTGATGAATAA